In the Bicyclus anynana chromosome 22, ilBicAnyn1.1, whole genome shotgun sequence genome, AGTGATATTAGGGTAAAATTTCAAAGAaaacttttgaatttttgagtgtttttttaatgtttattagccaagtttttcaataaaaataatagctgaTACTATACCATACCATCTGATCTTACTGAAGTGCTAACCTTTTATTAGTCCAATGTTTCCGGTAACAacacataaaatatagaaatcgCTACTGCTGACACATGAGTTTCAACTCTATTAAACTCCTTGTTTTACTAATAAGTTTACCaaaggatgttttttttactaatcaCCAAAACAATAACCCAGTgttactaatatatatatatagattaatatGTTAATGCGCCTCCAAAACTGtgcacaaaatattatattagtaatcaTGTGATTTTGTTTTGGGACAAATTCAGTAAAGAGGTCATTGTATACCTATTCAAAGTGCCATGGATTATTTTATGTGATAAATACCTATTGTAAATAGCTACGGAGCCCAAACTGCATGCACGTGACCTTAGCGCTGTGTCAACAACGCTCATAATGTGCTGACGTCATTAACAAGCTAAGCTCACGATCTAAACTTCGAGAATATTCGCCCTCTAATCAGTCAGGGTTTTTTCGGTGGGAAAAAACACTGCAGACTTTTAAGAAGTTATACTTCGACTGATTATTTCCTTcagaataagtaaaaaattaaccgcgatCGTGGCTCGAGAACTAAAAtgtaagggttttattttgtaactttggaacccttccattccattacattgcgaagttagtttttttattggttatccTATACTTACCCACCTAATgactcatacttggtggaggtactcaacaatctgcaaggtatagtccctcgTGTTCATTTGCCGTGCtaaagtaactgcaaaaatcccccttcggctcccctactataagttTTAATCAATGTCCAACTGTAATTACAGGCAGTGCTGTACGCGTGTGTACTCCAGGCGGTCGCGGCCATAATAGTCACCGACCCACCCCCCACGAGTACTGAATACAACTATTGGTACGATATCATCGACCCCTCAACCGGCGACGCGAAGAGCCAGCGTGAGTTCAGACAAGGCGATATCGTCAAAGGCTCCTACTCCGTCGTAGACCCAGATGGAACTAAACGGACTGTTGAATACACTGCTGATGCCAAACACGGCTTCAAAGCCGTCGTTCGCAACGAACCAGTAATGCACAACACAATAAATAAGCGCCACTATGTTGCCCACTATCCAAGTTTTGTGCAAAGCCATGTGATCCCCGTACCAAACTTCTATCCATATCCCTTCCCGTACTCAAGGCGATTGGAAGTACCGATATTTTCGAAGAGTAAATTCGTTGAGAGAGAACAGACGAATTATTTTACACCTGGAAATGTGACTTCGACCAAACTTACTTTTAATAAAGGAGAGTTTTTCATACCGaattatatgaaataataaatcatttaatatacttgcatttgtatttgtatacgCCTCAAAGAGGCTGTGAATTATTGTATTCTATTTGTGATACTAGATAATTGTAATTTAGCTGagagataaattataataatgtaaattataataaggtgtgtgtgttgtgtgttgtTTTGAATTGTCCGGATAAATATAATGAGTCAACCTTTGgactattttgattttaatattttgttcataCTTTAGGcgttaaaataaaagttgttcCGCCCGAAAACCTTGAAACAAACGTATTGTGAGATTTAATCTTTTAGAAATATTATGCGTAAATAGGTTCTTAGCAGGTAAGTTAACTTCAAAAGCTCGTATTTATACAACAACTTGAGTATTTTTCTGATTCGTACACTAGATTATAAATGGTTTTTGGcatagatataatttatttatggctTCTTGCCGCTGCATATCTATCCTATATCGATGTTTTTACATTTAACTGGATTTTCTTCTaacaaaaacctttttttttaatttgaagtttAGACCACACTACCAATGCAGGTTACAATAAtgcaaacaattaaaaaaatcaattaacacCGTGAAGTCATTTCTTATATCAGGTGTTTTATAGTGATTATGTGATGATTATTTCGACGTATGTGTCTATCTGAGGCGTCGTTTCTAAACGAATGGACCGATTATGATACAGCTTTTAAAAGCTGACATAATCAAGATGACTCTTAGTTTAATGAAGATGGTTAGTTAAATGATGGTCGAGGCTACATAGTAACAAACATGTAAGCAAGCCCCTATTAGAGATCCCTTTTTGtgactaaaaatttttttttttttaattagtaggGGACGACCCAGCGTAGCAACAATTAATacaaaatgcatatttttaatgttagttTATCCTTACGTTTCTCTATATGAAAACCTCTCTGAAgcttacaatccaaggtcacttcCAGGAAAGCCATGAAATTCTCCATTTTCAGTGATCCActatttacgatatttttttcaaattatctttAGTGTCTTATGATATCGTAGTGGACAAAAACATGTTTCTATATAGTACGAGATCTGGCATTAGAAATACATACGTACGTATTATACATCtgttatttttatggtttatgAAAATTAATGCTGGAAAATATTCAGAttaacacattgcaaataggttaccTTATTATctgtctatcatttatttcatatcactaataaataacagattttgttgttgttgttatcaacccatattcggctcactgctgagctcgagtctcctctcagaatgagaggggttagaccaccacgctgttccaatgcggattggcagactttacacacgcagataattgagaaaattgtcttcatttgagaatcgtgatatttaatttcttaaaatgcccaccgttcggaatcggaggcagaactcatatccactgagctatcacggaaCGGCAAATAACAGATAAGAGtattctaatgccggatctaaGACTAATAAGTAGTAACTTGTCACTTGTCTctgaaaataatatacaaatatgaTAAAAACACAAGTAGTTACAGTGATTTTGATCTTGACTCGAGTTAATCGTGTTTTATGCATCTGCAAGCAAGTAAGGACATGCGACACATGTCTGTCTGGCGGTAAGTGGTGCTGTTGGTTCAGGGTCGAAAGAAGTGGGTCGGTAACGCGTGAACTAAATGTCGCCTgtaacttcacttcacttgcattcaacatttttttgcAACCCtcgtgattatttttttttttactctctaCTACTCTTCTactctactgaaccgattttgaaaattcttttaccactagaaagccacgttatttgtgagtatcacaggctatattttattcctgtattctcactggaacggACCTATGCGGGTAACACCGTGgagtgtcagctagttaaacTGTAATCTGACAGATTTTCCATTGGGTATAAATGACTCAAAGTTCTGTTTTCATCTTCGCGTGATCAGGTGACATTCCACAACACTATACACACTCAGCTGAATGTATTTTTCTTGTAACCAAGTTACACATCAAACGGAATAGCTCGACTAAATGCAGACAGTCAAAAATGTTCCTGAAGTCATTCGACAAGAAGAAAACAACACAACTACTGTTACAAAGCAGACCCAACATAGCACTGGTAGCAGGCATGACAACTAGACATTGTCTGCTCAATAGACACTTGAAGATAATGAAAATCATAGAAGATTCATCATGTCCAGGTTGTGGTGAGGAGGAGACCAGCTATCACTTTATAGCTGAGTGTCCCATGTTCGCGCTGGTAAGATGGGAGTTACTAGGTAAGGATACATTAAATGAAGTAGACCTGACAGATCTCAGTATAGGGGATATTGTTAGGTTCACGAAGGCTACAGGAAGATTTGAGGGGGGAACACTGTCGAGACACCAGTGAACCTGTGTCCTTTTACCACGGGAATTGGGTGGAATGGTCCCTAATTAGGACTGATCACCCGTCTGGCCTCGTCAGACGTCCCctctataagtatatatatacacaTCAAACGTTAACCTAGTAATGTGAATGAGTGTGGATTCTCATTCAACGCCTAACTAGATACCCGCTTTcagcttagattgcatcatcacttaccatcagttgagactgttgtcaagggctaacttgtaaagaattgaaaaaaacagTACTTAGCAACATGGTCCACATTTCTATTATTCTTACGATGTGATCTGTAACGCTGCTTTACGTTGGTGGTGCAGAATATAAAGACGTTTAAAGCTaccatacattatttaataattaaacaaattatcacGGCGATATCACAGCATCACAGCGGCACAATGGGGCACAGTTCGAACCAGTAGCCACAGCCGCAGCGCCGCGGCCAGCCCATGTGCACCCACATCCACTCTATGTGCATGG is a window encoding:
- the LOC112050305 gene encoding larval cuticle protein A2B-like — protein: MSRAQRFTPNPFYKNNCDMLQAVLYACVLQAVAAIIVTDPPPTSTEYNYWYDIIDPSTGDAKSQREFRQGDIVKGSYSVVDPDGTKRTVEYTADAKHGFKAVVRNEPVMHNTINKRHYVAHYPSFVQSHVIPVPNFYPYPFPYSRRLEVPIFSKSKFVEREQTNYFTPGNVTSTKLTFNKGEFFIPNYMK